A part of Setaria viridis chromosome 8, Setaria_viridis_v4.0, whole genome shotgun sequence genomic DNA contains:
- the LOC117834171 gene encoding LOW QUALITY PROTEIN: disease resistance protein RPM1 (The sequence of the model RefSeq protein was modified relative to this genomic sequence to represent the inferred CDS: substituted 3 bases at 3 genomic stop codons) has translation MAEAVVRVIIGKLGMALVKEAAIYGASLLGKEASTLKGLFGEIRKAEEELNSMKAYLRESEKFKDTDETTGIFVKNIRELSFRIEDVVDEFMYSLEDNKHGGFVAKTKKRVKLVKIWHRLALELCSINAELKEAATRRDRYTIPGNKRYGGGSVHHDISTNQISCLXKEEDLVGIEDNVDKLTQYLGSDLEEKKCKIATVWGMGGVGLVDHVYKIVKVNFDTAAWVTVAKSYQVKDLLKKIVRELGISVDTSNMDMRVVVGVIRNHLQGKIFILVLDDVWEDDVWIKIVDVFPTNCISRFVLTSQNYEVASLATSNCEIKVEPLGEGHTWELFCKVAFRSSDDKGCPSDLHDLAVKFLQKCEGLPIATACIGRLLSCKPRSYIAWNNVYELEMQSTKNVIPGVDAILKVSLEDLSFYLKSCFLHCALFPEDSAMXRWMLIRQXITAGFIKEKDNKTLEEVAEGCLNVLVNGSLLQVLSKNEFGRVKWCQMHDVIRHLALEKADKECFGKVYDGSRSFLLDGTLRLSINNTNIAPLSQSSATHLRAINVFMTYINIDLPWPVHASSNLLSALDLQGAQIEMLPKEVFSLFNLRFLGLRYTKIQTLPESVGRLQNLEVLDALLTALQSLPKGVGTLKKLRYLYASKEFHTKGSSTHFAVSETIQTS, from the coding sequence ATGGCGGAGGCTGTTGTGCGGGTAATTATTGGCAAGCTTGGCATGGCCTTGGTGAAAGAGGCAGCAATCTATGGTGCATCCTTGCTTGGCAAGGAAGCTTCCACCCTCAAGGGTCTCTTTGGTGAGATCCGCAAAGCTGAGGAGGAGCTAAATAGCATGAAGGCTTACTTGCGTGAATCAGAGAAGTTTAAGGATACTGACGAGACCACTGGCATCTTTGTCAAGAATATCCGAGAATTATCTTTTCGGATCGAGGATGTTGTCGATGAGTTCATGTATAGCCTTGAGGACAACAAGCATGGAGGTTTTGTAGCCAAGACGAAGAAGAGAGTTAAGCTTGTCAAAATCTGGCACCGTTTAGCTCTCGAGCTTTGTAGTATCAATGCTGAACTTAAAGAGGCTGCAACAAGGAGAGACCGTTACACCATACCAGGAAACAAGAGATATGGTGGCGGCAGTGTCCATCATGACATATCTACCAATCAAATTTCGTGTTTGTGAAAGGAAGAAGATCTAGTTGGAATCGAGGACAATGTGGACAAGCTGACACAGTATCTAGGCAGTGATTTGGAGGAAAAGAAGTGCAAAATTGCCACAGTTTGGGGGATGGGTGGAGTAGGTTTAGTTGATCATGTCTATAAGATTGTGAAAGTGAATTTTGATACTGCTGCATGGGTAACTGTGGCAAAGAGTTACCAAGTAAAGGACTTGTTGAAGAAGATTGTGAGAGAGTTGGGCATCTCAGTTGACACGAGTAACATGGATATGAGAGTCGTAGTAGGCGTCATCCGTAACCATCTTCAAGGTAAAATATTTATCTTGGTTCTGGATGATGTTTGGGAAGATGATGTGTGGATTAAAATTGTGGATGTCTTTCCAACCAACTGCATCAGCAGGTTTGTTCTGACATCACAAAACTATGAAGTCGCATCATTGGCAACTAGTAATTGTGAAATCAAGGTGGAACCGCTAGGAGAAGGTCACACTTGGGAGTTATTTTGCAAGGTAGCTTTTCGGAGTAGTGACGACAAAGGATGCCCATCTGATTTGCATGATTTGGCCGTAAAGTTCCTACAAAAGTGTGAAGGATTGCCTATTGCTACTGCATGCATAGGGCGCCTTCTTTCTTGCAAACCCCGATCTTACATTGCATGGAATAATGTGTATGAGTTAGAGATGCAGTCAACTAAAAATGTGATTCCTGGTGTTGATGCCATTCTAAAAGTCAGCTTGGAGGATCTTTCATTCTATCTAAAGAGTTGCTTCTTACATTGTGCACTATTTCCAGAGGATTCTGCAATGTAGagatggatgctaattaggCAGTGAATCACTGCTGGGTTcatcaaggaaaaagataacaAAACACTGGAAGAAGTAGCAGAGGGCTGCTTAAATGTGCTTGTAAACGGAAGCCTATTACAAGTTCTGAGCAAGAATGAGTTTGGACGAGTGAAATGGTGCCAAATGCATGATGTCATTCGCCATCTTGCCCTTGAAAAAGCAGATAAAGAATGCTTTGGTAAAGTTTATGATGGCTCTAGATCATTTTTGCTAGATGGCACCCTTCGACTATCGATAAATAACACCAATATTGCACCTTTAAGTCAATCTAGTGCAACACATCTCCGTGCAATCAATGTATTTATGACATATATTAATATTGATTTACCATGGCCTGTCCATGCATCTTCAAATTTGCTGTCAGCATTGGATCTGCAAGGTGCTCAAATTGAGATGTTGCCTAAGGAGGTCTTCAGCTTATTTAATCTACGGTTTTTGGGTCTTAGATATACTAAAATTCAAACTTTACCTGAGTCAGTTGGAAGATTACAAAACTTAGAAGTACTGGATGCATTGCTAACTGCTTTGCAGTCTTTACCAAAGGGTGTAGGGACACTAAAGAAGCTTAGGTACCTGTATGCAAGTAAAGAATTTCATACTAAAGGAAGTTCTACACATTTTGCAGTCTCTGAGACTATCCAAACTTCATGA